In the genome of Synechococcus sp. UW179A, the window CACCTCACTCACATCCAGCAGTGACGCCAGCAGTGCTGCGGTGGCAACCACGGTGATCACACCAATCACCACCGTCAGCAGCGAGCGTTTCGCCAGCTTGTTGTTGCTGATGGAGAGAGCAAACGCCAGGCTGAGGATCGGATCCATCAGTGGCGCCACGATCATGGCTCCGATCACGACTGCCGGGCTGTTGGAGATCAGTCCCAGAGTGGCAATCACCGCTGCGCACAGCAGCAGCACGAAAAAACCAAGTGAGGGCTTGGATGATGCGATTCGGGCCTGATAAAGCTCCTTGCGTGGTATCCGGTTCTCGAGGTTGATCTGCCATTCGCCGGACAGATTGTTCAGAACGCTTCGAAGGGGAGATGCAGAGTCCACTTGGTTTGGATGCTGGACATGAATGCTTGTTCAGTCTCTGCCATCACTTCAAACGAGAAGATGCATCAGGCACGAGACGGATCTCTGCGTCATCCCTTCGTCGAAAAGCTCCAAGACTGGCTGGCCAGGCTTTTTAGCTTTGGCTTGATTGGAGCAAGGCAACCAGTCCCGCTTCATCGATCACGCTGATCCCCAGCTTGTTGGCCTTCTCCAGCTTGCTGCCGGCCTCTTCTCCAGCGAGCACGAAGGACGTTTTTTTGCTGACGGATCCACTGACTTTGCCACCTGCGGCTTCGATCAGCTCTTTTGCCTGAGTGCGGCTCATGGAGGGAAGCGTGCCTGTGAGGACAACGGTTTGACCGGAGAGCACTCCATCCGTGCTGCTGCGGCTTGCCAACTCCTGGCGCTCCTGCTCACTGCTGGCGAGGGAGAGGCCGACGTCCTGAAGCTGCTTAATCAGCCTCTGATTGGCTGGGGTGTTGAACCATTGCTGCAGGCTCTGGGTGATCTCAGGACCAATGCCGTGCAGCTCGCTGATCGCTTCAGGGTGATCAACGGCAGTGCGGGCAAGCGTGTCGATGTCTGGGAAGGCTGCTGCGAGGCCTTTGGCGTTGACCTCGCCTACATGGTGGATGCCAAGTCCGTAGAGCTGGCGTGCCCAGGGCTGGGAACGGGACGCTTCCATCGCTGAGATGAGATTCTCAGCACTTTTCTCACCCATCCGTTCCAGGCTGCTCAGCAGCGCGGCATCAAGGCCATACAGGTCGGAGATTGAGCGAATGAGCCCCCTCTCTACCAGCTGTTCGATTAATTTCCCGCCCATTCCCTCCACGTCGAGAGCTCCTTTGCTGACCCAGTGACGCAAAGCGCCTCGCAGAATTGCAGGGCAGCTGCTGTTCACGCAGCGGGTTGCGGCTTCACCGCTTTCGCGAACCAGCTCCGAGGCGCAGCTGGGGCACTGATGGGGAAGATCAAGCGGAAGAGCGCCTTCAGGCCTGAGTTCAGAAAGCACCCGGAGGACCTCAGGGATGATTTCTCCGGCCTTGCGCACCACAATCGTGTCGCCGCTGTGGAGATCCAGTTCCGCCAGTCGGTCGGCGTTGTGCAGGGTGGCGCGGCTGACGCTGGTGCCCGCAAGGGCGACGGGTTCGAATTCGGCCACCGGGGTGATCACGCCGGTTCGGCCCACCTGGCAGGTGATGCGGAGCAGCCGGCTCGGAGCTTCCTCGGCTGGGTATTTCAGCGCGATGGCCCAGCGTGGTGCTTTTTGCGTGAAGCCTGCGCTGTCTTGAAGACGCAGATCGTTCAGTTTCACCACGA includes:
- the ligA gene encoding NAD-dependent DNA ligase LigA: MTAPAPDNASNQFSERAAELRQLLTRAAHAYYVLDAPELEDAVYDQLYRELLDLETAHPELVSADSPTQRVGGTPSEGFASVAHRIPLFSLDNAFSAEELRSWYARLLKVLDREPQASEPLPALAMVGELKIDGNALALSYENGVLIRGTTRGDGEQGEEITTNVRTIASIPLRLQLDPPPWVEVRGEALIPDRTFAAINADRAARDEPLFANPRNACAGTLRQLDPKVVAARRLDFFAYTLHLPDNWEGPRPISQWECLSWLSSAGFRVNPNAALLPDLAAVETFFNSWDSQRHDLDYATDGVVVKLNDLRLQDSAGFTQKAPRWAIALKYPAEEAPSRLLRITCQVGRTGVITPVAEFEPVALAGTSVSRATLHNADRLAELDLHSGDTIVVRKAGEIIPEVLRVLSELRPEGALPLDLPHQCPSCASELVRESGEAATRCVNSSCPAILRGALRHWVSKGALDVEGMGGKLIEQLVERGLIRSISDLYGLDAALLSSLERMGEKSAENLISAMEASRSQPWARQLYGLGIHHVGEVNAKGLAAAFPDIDTLARTAVDHPEAISELHGIGPEITQSLQQWFNTPANQRLIKQLQDVGLSLASSEQERQELASRSSTDGVLSGQTVVLTGTLPSMSRTQAKELIEAAGGKVSGSVSKKTSFVLAGEEAGSKLEKANKLGISVIDEAGLVALLQSSQS